The DNA region CTGAAGTATCCAACATTTTAATGGACACTCCAGCCAACGCATCTGTCACATTATTACTGTCTCGATAAAAATCCAATCCGTCTATATTAAATTTGGAATTTAATAAGCTGGTCGTCGTACTGGTACCTACGTCAGTGATATATCCACCGGCACTGCCACTACTCTGAATACTATCAGATACACCCAGTGCTGATAAAAGACCATCAGCTGAATCAGTGAATTCCATGCGATAGGTATATCCGGATGACTCACTCCTCAGGACCAAGCGTGATTTCCCTGATTCCTCGGTGACCACAGAAGCTCTTACTTGTTCTTCAGAACCGATTGTTTCATCTGAAACCGCTGTGTACATGGCACTATTGATAGCATCGGCTATCTGAAGCAAGGCTTCATCATTGTCTAGAGCCAGGTCAGCCGCTGAAACAGTCATGGATATGCTCACCCGATTATTTGCATCTTCATCTGTAGGTGCGCCTACTTCGATAGAGAATGTTTGATCGGTGAGGAACCCGCTAAAACTGGAATCTCCATCAGTATATTGCTGTGATACCCGTGTATCTGATATTGCCAGACGATCGATGGTGATAGCGTGATTACCAAGAGCGGCTGTCGCGCCGGCAGTGGCAGTCATTACATCACCATCACTGGTGGAAGCAGAACGTGCTGCAAAATAATCCGTTACTGGATCTGATAAACGTTCAGCCTTCGACTGAAGGGCTGACAGTTTGCTATCCAGATCCGATAAGGTATCTTTCCGCTGATTGAGTGCATACTGCCGATCGAGCAGAGCATCCTTTGGCCTCGATTCGAACTTCATATACTGGTCAACCAGATATTGAATCGAATTTTGTGAACCTAATAGCGAGTTGATATCCATTATGCAACCTATCTAATATTCATAGCCTGGGACCAGGTCTTACGTAAATCCATTAGATTTGTAAGAGCAGTGTCAAATTCGCGTTTATGAATGTGATCCGCAATTTCCGAATATACTTTATAAAATGTTGAGGATATATCTCCAGCTTCAAAGTTCAGTGAATTGATCAATTCCTGAACTGCCTCCAAAGCCCTGCGGTGATCTTCTTGAGCACAAGCCTTGATGGCTGCCTCAAAGATGTATGAGATCAATTCCTCAGGACTGGCCGTCATGATCTTTTGAACCAAGTATGGATTTGGCTGAGAGTCTGGGGTCATATTCTGGTTTGCCAACATTTTATCATCTCCGGTGAATTGTCAAGTTCCATGCCACCATCTGGATATTCATCCGAATGGGGTTAAAACCTCTTTCAGTTGTTGCTATCATTGTGATGGAAATACTCAAGAGGTTTAAGACAAGGTTTACAAAGTCAAAAAATAATGAAGCTGGATGGGAAAGCATTTCCCATCCAGCTGTCATAGTTTCCTTCCTTAACGGAAGAGAGAGAGCACTACTTGTGGTGCACTGTTTGCCTGAGCAAAGGATGAGATAGCAGTCTGTTGAAGAATCTGCAACTTCATCACTTCCATTTGTTCCTTGGCAAAATCGGCATCTTCCACTGATGAGCGGATCGCTTCAGTATTGGTGGATGCTACTGACAAAGATTGTTCTTTGGAAGCAAGACGCACCTTATACTCACCAACATCCTGGATTCGACCTGCGAGTGTATCAATTGCTGTTGATACAGTTGAAATAGCACTACTGGCACCATTAGCTGAACTCAGTGAAATGCTATTGATGCTCAATGCAGCTGAGTCAGAGTCACCCAGGGAAACAGATAACTGATCTGTAGAACCTTCACCGGTATGAAAAGCACCAGAATAGCCACCATCGATGAGGCTGTCACCGTTAAAGGTGGTTTCAGCTACAATATCCTCAATTTCAGAAACCAGAGCGGAAACTTGGTCATCAATCGAAGTACGCTGAGTACTGGAAAGCGTATAATCGGCTGCCTGAGTTGCTTTTTCTTTTACGGTTTGGAGAATATCCATGATATTCTGATAGCCACCTTCGGCAACATTTAACACGTTCTTGGCTTGACTTACATTTTGCAAGGCAACATCCAGACCACGTTTTCTGGTTTCCAAACTACGGGCTAACTGGTAACCGGCTGGATCATCTGCAGCTGAGTTGATCTTTTTGCCTGTTGCCAGACGCATTTGATGCATGGACATCTTGTCACTGATATTCCCCAGTGAATTCATGTTCTGCATCGCTTGAATGTTCGAGTAAATCCTCATTAGTTCACTCATTTAAAACCTCCTTGTTTAGATATGGGCTTCCTTGCCCACGTTGACGGTAATCGTGGTACGGTTTCAGGCTCCGTCACTTCCTCATGTAAAACCGCGTTCAAAAAACCTTCACAACGAATATCGCCAGTTTGGGGCAATCATTAGTTCTGGTGGCATTTTTGGTGGGTGTAAGGGTTTGAGTGAATAATATTCAGTAATTTTTATGTGAATTAATTACACAACAGGGATTATCAGCATTATCACTTAGCATTTGATTGTTTTTCAGGGTTTACATGAAGATTTAATAAAATAAAATAATATTCAAGCATGATTTCAGGGTGGACTTGGGCAATTATTAAAGTGGCGGATAATAATGTTGGGCTATGTTCATAAAGAACCCGATGTGTACACCTTTCGAGCCTCAGGGAGACACACTCAATATCCACCGGGTTAATAACGTAAGCACTAATACCAAATTCAGCTCCAAATGGCCTGTAATTTCTTCATCTTTTACCGTTATACTTCACTTAATATTTTATCCATAGCTATGGCTATGCAAAAAACATGAAGATCGTATAACACTAAAATATTTTGAAATTAATAGACCCTTTAGAACTGAAATTGGTATAAGATTTATGCGAATAAGCATATCAATCGTATTTGCGACTTGAAGGGGGTGATGCTGGGTCTTTTGCGATAATAAAAAAACCCCCAAGTCTCCTTGAGGGTTTAAGGGTACACGAGCAGGTTTACTAGCTATTGATCTCCTTCAGTTTTTCAGTCAGTATCTCATCAAACATCCGGTCCAAGTGATCTTTTTTAACCTTCCATTGACCTCCCAGCTTCAGGCCGGGGATTTTTCCTTGCTGTACCAGGCGATAAACGGTCTGCTCCTTGATTTTCAAATAACCAGCTACATCTTTGATACTCATAAAGCCATTTGACATTGTCGCCTCCTTTCACAGTTCAGAATAAAGGGGAGATCTTTACAAGCTCCCCTATTTTTGGATATTTATCTGAAGAGTGAGAGAACGACCTGGGGTGCCGAGTTTGCTTGCACTAAGGATGATACGGCTGTCTGCTGCAGGATCTGCAACTTCATCACCTCCATCTGTTCCTTGGCGAAATCGGCATCCTCGATCACACTCCGAGTCGCTTCTGCATTAGTAACTGCCACAGAGAGTGTCCGTTCTTTAGATGCCAGGCGAACTTTATATTCACCAACATCCTGGATGCGACCAGCCAGTGTATCGATTGCTGAACTCGCCGTAGAAATGGCTCCACTCGCACCATTAGCAGAGGACAAATCCAGTGAATTGATACTCAAAGCCGCAGAATCGCTATTTTGTAATGTGATGGTCAGCTCATCTGAAGCTCCCTCACCAGTATGAAATGCACCGGAATAACCACCATCAATGAGACTGTCACCGTTAAACGTGGTCTCATCCACAATCTCTTCGATCTCTGCAATAAGAGCAGCGACCTGGTCATTGATTGATGATCGTTGTGTACTTGACAATGAGTAGTCAGCTGCCTGAGTAGCCTTCTCCTTAATGGTCTGGAGAATATCCATAATATTCTGATACCCGCCTTCAGCTACATTCATAACGTTTTTCGCCTGACTCACATTTTGCAGAGCAGCGTCAAGTCCCCGACGTCTGGTTTCAAGACTTCTGGCCAACTGATATCCTGCAGGATCTTCAGCTGCGGAATTGATCTTCTTGCCGGTTGCCAAACGAAGTTGATGCATACCGATCTTTTCATTGATCTGACTCAATGAATTCATGGATTGCATGGCTTGTACGTTTGCGTGAATTCTCATCAGGTCACTCATTTTGAACCTCCTTGTTTAAACAATGACTTCCGTGTCATCTTTCACGATCTTTACTCTCTCTTGCAGGACTGTGATCGTTGTCAGCCCGGGTGGTGTTTGATATTTTTCAATAAACTTTAACACTCAACCCTACTATCGGGGATGGGTTCCTATTCTTTAACCCTTTTTAGGGTTTATTAATCTAATTCGATAATATTTACTATTATTCTACAATATACAACAAACCATATCCGCTCTATCTAGCTGTATCTTTTATGGTTAAGAGATATTCATTATGAATGATCATTCATAATTGC from Candidatus Neomarinimicrobiota bacterium includes:
- a CDS encoding helix-turn-helix domain-containing protein, yielding MSNGFMSIKDVAGYLKIKEQTVYRLVQQGKIPGLKLGGQWKVKKDHLDRMFDEILTEKLKEINS
- the fliD gene encoding flagellar filament capping protein FliD; amino-acid sequence: MDINSLLGSQNSIQYLVDQYMKFESRPKDALLDRQYALNQRKDTLSDLDSKLSALQSKAERLSDPVTDYFAARSASTSDGDVMTATAGATAALGNHAITIDRLAISDTRVSQQYTDGDSSFSGFLTDQTFSIEVGAPTDEDANNRVSISMTVSAADLALDNDEALLQIADAINSAMYTAVSDETIGSEEQVRASVVTEESGKSRLVLRSESSGYTYRMEFTDSADGLLSALGVSDSIQSSGSAGGYITDVGTSTTTSLLNSKFNIDGLDFYRDSNNVTDALAGVSIKMLDTSAATQTITVVADTEGVKTEVNGFIDAYNEAMTYLREETQMNPDTYERGMLADDVTYRGIVYDLRNFTLNQVSGVSNTDYSRLFSIGIEADSQGMLSIADMDKFTTAIETNSNYVAELFNSADGLATQLDGYLENYVKTGGSINSSKNNIDDQLMNLTDRISLMDDILYRREDQLRQEFTSLQEMMYKLQSQQSFLGSFFQ
- a CDS encoding flagellin, which codes for MSDLMRIHANVQAMQSMNSLSQINEKIGMHQLRLATGKKINSAAEDPAGYQLARSLETRRRGLDAALQNVSQAKNVMNVAEGGYQNIMDILQTIKEKATQAADYSLSSTQRSSINDQVAALIAEIEEIVDETTFNGDSLIDGGYSGAFHTGEGASDELTITLQNSDSAALSINSLDLSSANGASGAISTASSAIDTLAGRIQDVGEYKVRLASKERTLSVAVTNAEATRSVIEDADFAKEQMEVMKLQILQQTAVSSLVQANSAPQVVLSLFR
- a CDS encoding flagellin, with product MSELMRIYSNIQAMQNMNSLGNISDKMSMHQMRLATGKKINSAADDPAGYQLARSLETRKRGLDVALQNVSQAKNVLNVAEGGYQNIMDILQTVKEKATQAADYTLSSTQRTSIDDQVSALVSEIEDIVAETTFNGDSLIDGGYSGAFHTGEGSTDQLSVSLGDSDSAALSINSISLSSANGASSAISTVSTAIDTLAGRIQDVGEYKVRLASKEQSLSVASTNTEAIRSSVEDADFAKEQMEVMKLQILQQTAISSFAQANSAPQVVLSLFR